From Chloracidobacterium thermophilum B:
GCTGTGGGAAAACATTCAGGCGGCGCTCGACCGCCGCTTCAAGGCCACGGGCCACCTCAACGCTGCTTTTCCCCTGCTCATTCCAAAGAGCTTTCTGGAACGCGAAGCCTCGCACGTCGAAGGGTTCTCGCCCGAACTGGCCGTGGTCACGATTGGCGGTAACAAAGAACTCGAAGAACCGCTTGTGGTGCGCCCAACGTCGGAGACGGTCATCGGGCACGCCTATGCCAGGTGGATTCAGTCCTACCGCGACCTGCCGGTGCTTATCAACCAGTGGTGCAGCGTCGTCCGGTGGGAACTGCGGACGAAACTCTTTCTGCGCACGCTGGAATTTTTCTGGCAGGAAGGGCACACGGCGCACGCCACCTTCGAGGAAGCCGAAGCCGAAACCCGCCAGATGCTCGATGTCTATACCGATTTTGCCGTCAACGAGGCGGCGCTGCCGGTCATTCCCGGTATCAAGTCCGAGTCGGAGCGTTTTGCCGGCGCCGACCGTACCTACTCGATTGAAGCCATGATGGGCGACGGCAAGGCGCTCCAGGCCGGTACTTCCCACAACCTGGGGCAGAATTTTGCCAGGGCGTTTGACATCCAGTTTCTTGACCGCGACGGTGAACGGAAATACTGCTGGACAACGTCGTGGGGGATGTCCACGCGGATCGTGGGCGCGATCATCATGGTGCACGGCGACGACCAGGGCCTGGTTCTGCCGCCCCGCCTGGCGCCGATTCAGGTGGTCGTTGTTCCGATTCACAAAAACGAGGACGAACGTGCGCTGGTGATGGAATCCGCCACGGGCCTGTATCAGGAAATGGTCAAGGTGGGCATTCGGGTCAAACTCGATACGCGGGAAGGGTTGACACCCGGCTTCAAGTTCAATGACTGGGAAATGCGCGGCGTTCCCCTGCGCATCGAGATCGGGCCGAAGGATGTGGAAAAGGGCGTCGTCGTGCTGGCGCGGCGGGATCGTCCAGGCAAGGAGGGCAAGTCGGTAGTGGGCCGTGAAGGTGCCATTGTCACCATTGCCTCCATGCTGGAGGACATCCAACTCGCCATGCTCGCCAAGGCCAGGGCCTTTCGGGATGCCCGCCTCCATGACGTGTCCGACTACAATGCTTTCAAGGAAGCCATCGAGACAGGTTTCGCACGGGTGTGGTGGGATGGCGATGCCGCACTCGAACGTCAGATCAAGGAAGAAACCAGAGCGACGCTCCGGTGCATTCCGCTCGACCAGCCTGACCAGGTGGGAACGTGCTTTATGACCGGGCGGCCGACCCGCACCCAGGCTATCTTTGCACGAGCTTACTAGGGGCGGTTTGAACCGTGGATCAGCTTCAGTCCGTCCGGGCGCTGCTGCCCGGCCGGCTGGCTTGGGTTGCCCGACCGGGCAAAATCAAGCAAGCTGAAACTCCCCATCGGTTTTCCGTAATCATTCGTGTTCAAGGACACCTGCCATGCCGTCTGATGAGCCTCTTTCGCCCCAACCCGAATCGGAAGCAGATTCTGCGCCGGATACGGACCGGGTATCCGGGGAAGCCTCCGGGGAAACTGCGCCGGGCCGAAACCCCACGGCGGCGTCCGGGGAGGCTGCTGCGGCCACGGCGACACCTGCCACTGTTGAGGCTGTAAATGGGACGCCTGACCGGAACCGGGAAGTGCGGTGCCGTTACTGTGGGCAGCGCAATCGCGTCCGCGCCGACTGGACGCCACGGGCCGGCGTCCGCTGCGGCCGCTGCCGGCTGCCGCTGGATGAGCAGACACATCGCAAGTTTCCGGGACTGTCACCGCGCGAGTATATCCACCCGCTCGACTCCCAGGCGCTGGAGACCCTGCAGCTCATTCCGGGCATTGATCCGCTGCTCAAAAAGGCGCTCGAAATCACGGGCGAAACCTACCTGCGGGTGATGTTTACGGCCAACGGCGTCAAGGTTTCGGAAAAACAGTGTCC
This genomic window contains:
- the proS gene encoding proline--tRNA ligase, which produces MSEQKLPTRAEDFNEWYNQLVLRAELADYAPVRGCMIVRPYGWALWENIQAALDRRFKATGHLNAAFPLLIPKSFLEREASHVEGFSPELAVVTIGGNKELEEPLVVRPTSETVIGHAYARWIQSYRDLPVLINQWCSVVRWELRTKLFLRTLEFFWQEGHTAHATFEEAEAETRQMLDVYTDFAVNEAALPVIPGIKSESERFAGADRTYSIEAMMGDGKALQAGTSHNLGQNFARAFDIQFLDRDGERKYCWTTSWGMSTRIVGAIIMVHGDDQGLVLPPRLAPIQVVVVPIHKNEDERALVMESATGLYQEMVKVGIRVKLDTREGLTPGFKFNDWEMRGVPLRIEIGPKDVEKGVVVLARRDRPGKEGKSVVGREGAIVTIASMLEDIQLAMLAKARAFRDARLHDVSDYNAFKEAIETGFARVWWDGDAALERQIKEETRATLRCIPLDQPDQVGTCFMTGRPTRTQAIFARAY